One window of the Bacillota bacterium genome contains the following:
- a CDS encoding MGMT family protein, whose product MYAVTLPQKDRTKTVEELLLHPVLSRAVQRSYPSLENDLLNYWRGEQVTFAHYPLDFSDYSLFCQRVLTLVRDIPYGETRSYKWVAEQIGQPKAARAVGQAVGHNRFLIVVPCHRVTAHRGMLGGFSSGLTWKRYLLALEGVCFSAEGIILNNYPQ is encoded by the coding sequence CTGTACGCGGTGACCTTACCGCAGAAAGACCGGACTAAGACGGTCGAAGAATTGCTGTTGCACCCGGTTTTAAGTAGGGCTGTTCAGCGGAGCTACCCCTCATTAGAGAATGATCTCTTGAATTATTGGCGAGGAGAGCAAGTGACTTTCGCTCATTATCCACTAGACTTCTCTGACTATTCCCTCTTCTGTCAGCGGGTTCTGACGTTGGTTCGGGATATTCCTTATGGAGAAACCCGCAGTTACAAATGGGTGGCTGAACAAATCGGTCAACCAAAAGCAGCCAGAGCCGTAGGTCAGGCTGTTGGGCATAACCGTTTTTTGATCGTCGTACCTTGTCACCGAGTGACTGCTCACCGGGGGATGCTCGGTGGTTTTTCCAGTGGCCTGACCTGGAAGAGGTATCTTTTAGCCCTCGAAGGGGTCTGTTTCTCAGCGGAGGGCATTATCCTCAATAATTATCCTCAATAA
- the sleB gene encoding spore cortex-lytic enzyme — MLGRSQLRIISTLVFLVFVITLLWISYPPQRASAQRPTLYWGSSGRDVRLVQWKLQQWGYYRGPIDGIYGPRTFAAVKDFQRKNGLTPDGVCGNATWAALGFSTGPVTRTAVSTRGVSYSDEVEILARAITGEARGEPYIGQVAVGAVILNRVRSGKFPNSIAGVVYQPGAFTAVADGQINLEPTPEARRAAIDALNGWDPTYGALYYYNPAKTTNQWIYGRPIITQIGKHIFAR; from the coding sequence ATGCTTGGACGCAGTCAACTGAGGATTATTTCAACCCTCGTTTTTCTGGTGTTCGTGATTACCTTGCTTTGGATCAGTTATCCCCCGCAGCGGGCTTCGGCTCAGCGCCCCACTTTATATTGGGGGAGCAGCGGGCGCGATGTTCGTCTGGTCCAGTGGAAGCTGCAGCAGTGGGGTTACTACCGGGGCCCGATTGACGGAATCTACGGGCCGCGGACCTTTGCCGCTGTCAAAGATTTTCAGCGGAAGAATGGTTTAACCCCGGACGGCGTTTGTGGAAATGCTACCTGGGCGGCTTTGGGTTTCAGTACAGGTCCAGTAACAAGAACTGCAGTAAGTACGCGTGGGGTGTCCTATAGTGACGAAGTGGAGATATTAGCCCGTGCCATCACGGGTGAAGCCAGGGGGGAGCCCTACATTGGGCAGGTAGCTGTCGGAGCGGTGATTCTTAACCGAGTGCGTAGTGGAAAGTTCCCCAATTCGATTGCCGGTGTGGTTTACCAGCCCGGGGCCTTTACCGCAGTCGCAGACGGGCAGATTAATCTGGAACCAACTCCTGAAGCCCGCCGGGCGGCAATCGATGCCTTAAACGGGTGGGACCCGACGTACGGGGCTCTATACTACTATAATCCGGCCAAGACAACCAACCAATGGATTTATGGGCGGCCAATTATTACTCAGATCGGGAAACACATTTTTGCCCGTTAG
- the ypeB gene encoding germination protein YpeB, whose amino-acid sequence MKRYWLSIVLSVALVGTAVWGYTEHRTKTQLRNYVENNYQRSFYELVAAVENIDVLLSKGLVSTSPRQNILLFSDVWRQAYVAQEDLGMLPISQVIISQTEKFLTQTGDFAYSLAKQIARGTQMNDQQRETLERLQKDADSLTAELQKLRNEIGEKRFAWGSIRETSPGLLKNVSENVAEVGFQRIDKSMQELPTLIYDGPFSDHIDQVKPKGLTGNKITEADAQQIARRFVEVDPSKTYTVRSYGGGNGKIPVFRVLVTQDVANSPEEILVDVSHQGGHVVNFLNARPLGAPTLNQEQAVAKAKQFLERNGFRGFMPNFAHLDEGRATINFSPMQDGVIIYPDLIKITVALDNGQVIGYEALNYLMNHHERSLPKPNVTEAEVRELVSQRLKVEHVRLALIPLETLEEVLCYEAKGRVQDEEFYIYINAINGEEEQILKVIKTSGGALTL is encoded by the coding sequence GTGAAACGATATTGGCTGAGCATAGTTTTGTCGGTGGCCCTGGTCGGCACAGCCGTCTGGGGATACACCGAGCACCGGACCAAAACCCAACTCCGCAACTACGTGGAAAACAATTATCAGCGGTCATTCTATGAGCTCGTGGCTGCTGTGGAAAATATTGATGTTTTGCTAAGTAAGGGCTTAGTTTCTACTTCACCCCGGCAAAATATTTTGTTGTTTTCTGATGTCTGGCGCCAGGCCTATGTGGCTCAGGAAGATTTGGGGATGTTGCCAATTTCCCAAGTAATCATTTCCCAGACTGAAAAATTTTTGACCCAAACGGGGGATTTTGCCTACAGCCTGGCCAAGCAGATTGCCCGGGGGACCCAGATGAATGATCAACAGCGCGAAACGCTGGAGCGGCTACAAAAGGATGCCGACTCGCTGACTGCGGAGTTGCAGAAATTAAGAAACGAAATCGGGGAGAAGCGCTTTGCCTGGGGCTCGATCAGAGAAACGAGTCCGGGCCTGCTGAAAAACGTCTCAGAAAATGTGGCTGAGGTTGGTTTCCAGCGGATTGACAAATCGATGCAAGAACTGCCGACCTTAATCTATGATGGACCCTTTTCTGACCACATCGATCAGGTTAAACCCAAGGGGTTAACTGGAAATAAGATCACCGAAGCCGATGCCCAGCAGATTGCCAGACGGTTTGTAGAGGTTGATCCCAGCAAGACTTATACCGTCAGATCGTATGGCGGGGGGAACGGCAAAATCCCGGTTTTCCGCGTCCTGGTTACCCAGGATGTTGCGAACAGTCCAGAGGAGATTCTGGTTGATGTTAGCCATCAAGGTGGCCACGTCGTTAATTTTCTGAACGCGCGGCCCTTAGGTGCTCCGACGCTTAACCAGGAGCAAGCCGTTGCCAAGGCAAAACAGTTCCTGGAAAGAAACGGTTTCCGCGGTTTTATGCCTAATTTTGCCCATTTGGATGAAGGAAGGGCGACGATCAACTTCAGTCCAATGCAGGACGGCGTTATTATTTATCCCGACCTGATCAAGATCACGGTTGCCCTCGACAACGGGCAGGTGATCGGCTATGAGGCTTTAAACTATCTGATGAACCATCACGAGCGCTCTTTGCCGAAACCTAATGTGACCGAAGCAGAAGTTCGGGAACTGGTCAGTCAGAGACTTAAGGTTGAGCATGTGCGGTTAGCCTTGATCCCCTTAGAAACCTTGGAAGAGGTCTTATGCTATGAGGCTAAGGGGAGAGTGCAGGACGAGGAATTTTATATCTACATCAATGCAATTAATGGCGAAGAAGAACAGATTCTCAAGGTCATCAAGACGAGCGGGGGTGCCTTGACTCTATAG
- a CDS encoding GntR family transcriptional regulator translates to MKSTILSGQGDGQGSERGAGRSAYELARYEQIAFDIATKIVRKEYIEGEKLYGRSTLAGQYNVSPETIRRAVALLQSMNVVLVEAGRGIIVGSREAAELFVKEFETRHIMDDMRSRISELVEERNKINREIDEILGKLISYTVKMTGWLQKIEEVEVPPGSYLIGKSLASVGFRARTGATVLALERNGEEIFSPDVSMTIQEGDLLVYVGPSDCVSKVEELLKAEQPG, encoded by the coding sequence ATGAAATCGACGATTTTATCCGGTCAGGGTGATGGTCAAGGAAGTGAGAGAGGAGCAGGACGGTCAGCCTACGAACTAGCGCGTTATGAACAAATCGCATTTGACATAGCGACCAAAATTGTCCGCAAAGAATATATCGAAGGAGAAAAGCTTTATGGGCGTTCCACTCTGGCCGGCCAGTACAATGTTTCGCCAGAAACCATCAGACGAGCGGTGGCTCTGTTGCAGAGTATGAATGTCGTACTGGTTGAGGCCGGGCGAGGAATTATCGTCGGTTCCAGAGAAGCCGCAGAACTTTTTGTCAAAGAGTTTGAGACACGGCATATTATGGATGATATGCGGAGCCGAATCAGCGAACTGGTTGAGGAACGGAACAAGATCAATCGGGAGATAGACGAAATTCTGGGGAAACTAATCAGTTACACGGTTAAGATGACTGGATGGCTGCAAAAAATCGAAGAAGTAGAGGTACCACCAGGCTCATATCTAATTGGAAAGAGCTTGGCTTCGGTTGGATTCAGAGCTAGAACCGGGGCGACTGTGCTGGCTTTAGAACGGAATGGTGAAGAGATTTTTTCTCCTGATGTATCGATGACCATTCAAGAAGGAGATTTGCTAGTATACGTTGGACCTTCCGATTGCGTAAGTAAAGTAGAAGAATTGTTAAAAGCTGAACAACCTGGCTAA
- a CDS encoding 4-hydroxy-tetrahydrodipicolinate reductase has translation MISVGLIGLGRTGAEVAKGIIKHPKLSLVMVVCSPKSPKIGHDVGEILGIRSQGVLIQGSTQLETEIRRAQPDVIIDFSSPEACLNNLPVVVQQRKPMIIGTTGFTEEQVQYFSHLASRYRTSIVYAPNLSLGINVLMALIRRAAEVLGDWDIEIIETHHRHKKDAPSGTALKIGQVLSERLGVSSDNITFGHERMGQRPSDRIAIHAVRGGGVVGIHQVLFISENEKLEIKHESLNRMAFVDCLTRVIHYVVTHRADFYTVEDILGLNEPVHCIEKEYAVVAQ, from the coding sequence ATGATCAGTGTTGGACTGATTGGGTTGGGACGCACCGGCGCGGAAGTAGCGAAAGGAATCATTAAACATCCGAAATTGTCCCTCGTCATGGTTGTTTGTAGCCCGAAGAGCCCGAAGATTGGACACGATGTTGGCGAGATTCTGGGCATTCGTTCCCAAGGAGTACTTATTCAGGGAAGTACTCAACTTGAGACTGAAATTAGACGGGCCCAGCCGGACGTGATCATTGATTTTAGCTCGCCTGAGGCTTGCCTAAATAATCTACCAGTGGTAGTTCAGCAAAGAAAGCCTATGATCATTGGGACCACCGGTTTTACCGAGGAGCAAGTTCAGTATTTTTCCCATCTGGCCAGTAGATACCGGACATCGATTGTCTATGCCCCTAATCTTTCTTTGGGCATTAATGTTTTAATGGCATTAATTAGAAGAGCGGCCGAGGTTTTGGGTGATTGGGATATTGAGATTATCGAGACCCATCACCGGCATAAAAAAGACGCACCATCAGGGACCGCCTTGAAAATTGGCCAGGTGCTTAGTGAGCGGTTGGGAGTTTCTTCAGATAACATTACTTTTGGCCACGAAAGAATGGGTCAACGGCCTAGCGACCGGATCGCGATTCACGCTGTTCGGGGTGGAGGTGTGGTTGGGATTCACCAGGTGTTGTTCATTAGTGAAAATGAAAAGCTGGAAATTAAACACGAGTCCTTAAACCGGATGGCGTTTGTCGACTGCTTAACTCGGGTCATCCACTATGTGGTTACCCATCGAGCTGATTTTTACACTGTAGAAGATATTTTGGGACTTAATGAACCAGTCCATTGCATTGAAAAAGAATATGCTGTGGTTGCCCAATAA
- the rnhA gene encoding ribonuclease HI — MAKQEEVIIYTDGGCRGNGKTTNVGGYGAVLIHPASGKRKEISAGFRNVTNNQMELQGVIAALSQLKRPAIVHLYTDSAYIHNAFTQGWIEKWQKNNWLTSTREPVKNRELWEEIIRLTHVHQIHWHKVKGHADNEENNRADELANQAMDQLEQGL, encoded by the coding sequence ATGGCCAAACAAGAAGAAGTTATTATCTATACTGACGGGGGCTGTCGGGGAAACGGGAAAACAACTAATGTGGGCGGCTACGGGGCGGTCTTGATCCACCCGGCTTCCGGGAAGAGGAAAGAGATCTCGGCCGGCTTCCGCAATGTGACCAACAACCAAATGGAGTTGCAGGGGGTTATTGCGGCCCTGTCCCAACTGAAACGACCCGCGATTGTCCACCTCTACACCGACAGCGCCTATATCCACAACGCTTTTACTCAGGGCTGGATTGAAAAATGGCAAAAAAACAACTGGCTGACCAGCACCCGGGAACCCGTTAAGAATCGGGAGTTATGGGAAGAGATTATTCGCTTAACGCATGTTCATCAGATACACTGGCATAAAGTCAAGGGGCATGCCGATAATGAAGAGAACAACCGGGCGGATGAACTGGCTAACCAGGCGATGGATCAGTTAGAGCAAGGTCTATAG
- the pdaB gene encoding polysaccharide deacetylase family sporulation protein PdaB, giving the protein MRLIYFYHLSAKAKIILTLFCTLFLIGSSVVYVQAEHRLKPTFEVKTDQKVLALTFDISWGTNTPTPVLDILKKHNVRATFFLSGPWVKKYPSIPQRIAADGHEIGSHGNEHINLSTVSKEKIREEIMLAHQSIQAVTGHTPNLIRTPNGDYNNQVISTANECGYRVIQWGTDSLDWKNPGVDAIVNRVLKRAHPGDIILMHASDTCKQTVDALPRIIEGLREQGYQFVTVSELLQLEQNQINSR; this is encoded by the coding sequence ATGCGGCTGATCTACTTTTACCATTTATCGGCCAAAGCCAAGATCATCCTAACCCTGTTCTGCACCCTCTTTCTCATTGGTAGCAGTGTGGTTTACGTCCAAGCAGAACACCGACTAAAGCCAACTTTTGAGGTAAAAACCGATCAGAAGGTACTGGCCCTTACCTTTGATATCAGTTGGGGAACTAATACCCCGACCCCGGTGCTTGATATATTAAAAAAGCACAATGTCAGAGCCACCTTTTTTCTCTCTGGCCCATGGGTAAAAAAATACCCCTCCATTCCCCAACGGATTGCCGCTGACGGACACGAAATCGGGAGTCACGGCAATGAACACATTAACTTGAGTACCGTTTCTAAAGAAAAGATCAGGGAAGAAATAATGCTAGCCCACCAGAGCATCCAGGCGGTCACCGGGCACACCCCCAACCTCATCCGGACGCCCAACGGCGACTACAACAACCAAGTCATCAGCACTGCCAACGAATGCGGCTACCGGGTCATTCAATGGGGAACAGATTCTCTCGACTGGAAGAACCCGGGTGTTGATGCCATCGTCAACCGCGTTTTGAAACGCGCCCATCCGGGAGACATCATTCTGATGCACGCCAGTGACACCTGTAAGCAAACAGTTGATGCATTACCGCGCATTATCGAGGGCCTCCGCGAACAGGGCTATCAATTCGTCACGGTTTCGGAACTACTCCAGCTTGAACAAAACCAGATAAATTCTCGTTGA
- a CDS encoding heme NO-binding domain-containing protein translates to MKGVIISCLRDMVVDYYGLSKWEEVLERAGLDRQHVFLLTNSIDFRLAVQIIASACKVLNSSFEQIMEAFGEYWVKVYAPKLYGFYLRNVNSAKDLILRIDEIHQKAARDLTNTKPPRFQYEWKDDKTLIIKCFSSWRLVDLAVGIFRGVSKRYQENLRVEKIDNHRIEIVFPF, encoded by the coding sequence GTGAAAGGGGTAATTATAAGTTGTTTGCGGGATATGGTGGTCGATTATTATGGACTCAGTAAGTGGGAGGAAGTATTGGAAAGAGCCGGTTTAGATAGACAACATGTGTTCTTACTAACAAATAGCATTGATTTTAGGTTGGCCGTTCAGATTATTGCTTCGGCGTGTAAAGTGCTAAATTCTTCGTTTGAACAGATCATGGAAGCGTTTGGCGAATACTGGGTTAAGGTTTATGCTCCGAAATTGTATGGGTTTTATTTAAGAAACGTGAATTCGGCGAAGGACTTGATCTTACGGATTGACGAGATTCACCAGAAGGCTGCGCGCGATTTAACAAACACAAAACCGCCTAGATTCCAATATGAATGGAAGGATGATAAAACCCTAATCATAAAGTGTTTTTCTTCCTGGCGATTGGTTGATTTAGCAGTCGGGATTTTTAGAGGTGTCAGTAAACGTTATCAAGAGAACCTCCGGGTGGAAAAGATCGATAACCACCGAATAGAAATCGTCTTTCCCTTTTAA
- a CDS encoding 3-keto-5-aminohexanoate cleavage protein, which yields MEKLIITVAPTGKKGTKQHHPRLPMTPAEIAEEVYQAWQAGASIVHLHVRDSQGKDTHDLEIFKETIELIRQRCDIIIQISTSGTVEDSIEDRLAPIALRPEMATLIAGTVNFQDEVFYSPKPYMELAAKKMREYGVKPELDVMEVGAINNAQALVEQGLISPPLHFNLLFGLPGSIPGSLKNVLYMVDNLPAGSTWSLSAVGRWELPLTTMAILLGGHVRVGFEDNLYYSKGIKAESNAQLVERVVRIARELEREAASPAEARKILGIV from the coding sequence ATGGAAAAACTGATCATCACAGTCGCCCCCACTGGGAAAAAGGGTACCAAGCAACACCACCCCAGGTTACCTATGACCCCAGCTGAAATTGCTGAAGAAGTCTATCAGGCCTGGCAAGCAGGGGCCTCGATCGTTCACCTCCACGTGCGCGACTCTCAGGGTAAGGATACTCATGATCTGGAAATCTTTAAAGAAACAATAGAACTGATTCGCCAACGCTGTGATATCATTATTCAAATTTCCACCAGCGGTACCGTTGAAGATTCGATTGAAGACCGCTTAGCACCCATTGCATTAAGGCCGGAAATGGCTACCTTGATCGCAGGGACAGTTAACTTCCAGGACGAAGTATTCTATAGCCCGAAACCTTACATGGAACTGGCCGCCAAAAAGATGCGGGAATACGGTGTGAAACCCGAGCTTGATGTGATGGAAGTAGGTGCAATCAACAACGCCCAGGCCCTGGTCGAGCAGGGGCTAATTTCTCCCCCGCTGCACTTTAATCTTCTTTTCGGTTTGCCTGGATCGATTCCCGGGTCACTCAAAAATGTACTTTATATGGTAGACAATTTACCAGCGGGATCAACCTGGTCACTATCCGCAGTCGGCCGCTGGGAACTGCCGTTGACTACCATGGCGATCCTCCTCGGTGGGCACGTTCGGGTCGGCTTTGAGGACAACCTCTACTACAGCAAAGGAATTAAAGCCGAAAGCAATGCCCAGCTTGTAGAAAGAGTTGTAAGAATCGCGCGTGAGCTCGAACGCGAAGCGGCTTCTCCAGCAGAAGCCAGAAAAATTCTAGGGATTGTTTAA
- the ytxC gene encoding putative sporulation protein YtxC, whose product MTAGILIGSSKYVEAIRDKLYGEVKTLQNNGFQVVLNSKERGEYTFLGCNIINPGGITDYSNEELFLLFKHYIANVVSEIIVNYWEPILIRKLIKEHYPYFSEQEKENLAQKTLRFLNQCDGISANQLVYQLDRKSKILHKAIDYLHANNEIIIDGFINFRLKEYLNELREAVDMAVDELMMEKEYNEFVRLLQYFVEIQEPRMAEIHVVLRASGIFQLYDAKGSLVKSDYLEGFVAGLDSEINYEDLLISALITIAPQRVILHFHESNMYLESMVTIKNVFGDRVGICPGCDTCLYQRQ is encoded by the coding sequence GTGACCGCAGGAATCTTGATTGGTTCAAGCAAATACGTTGAAGCTATCCGCGACAAACTCTACGGTGAGGTCAAAACCCTTCAAAATAATGGCTTTCAGGTTGTCCTCAATTCCAAAGAACGGGGAGAGTACACCTTTTTGGGGTGTAATATTATAAATCCAGGTGGGATTACCGATTACTCCAACGAGGAGTTGTTCTTACTCTTTAAACACTATATAGCCAACGTAGTTTCAGAAATTATCGTCAATTACTGGGAACCCATACTGATCAGGAAACTGATTAAGGAGCATTACCCATACTTCAGTGAACAGGAAAAAGAGAACTTGGCCCAGAAGACTTTGCGTTTCTTAAACCAGTGTGACGGTATCTCCGCCAATCAACTGGTTTATCAACTCGACCGCAAAAGCAAAATCTTGCATAAGGCCATCGATTACCTACATGCCAATAACGAAATAATTATCGATGGGTTCATTAATTTTCGTTTGAAAGAATACCTCAATGAGCTCCGTGAGGCGGTTGACATGGCCGTCGACGAGCTGATGATGGAAAAGGAATACAACGAGTTTGTCCGACTCTTACAATATTTTGTAGAAATCCAGGAACCTCGAATGGCTGAAATACACGTGGTTTTGCGTGCCTCCGGAATTTTTCAACTGTATGATGCAAAAGGCAGTCTTGTCAAAAGCGACTATCTTGAAGGGTTTGTCGCTGGCCTTGACAGCGAGATTAATTATGAAGACCTGCTGATCAGCGCCCTGATCACCATTGCCCCGCAGCGAGTAATCCTGCATTTCCATGAAAGCAACATGTACCTTGAATCAATGGTTACGATCAAGAATGTATTTGGTGATCGGGTGGGCATTTGTCCTGGATGTGATACCTGTCTTTATCAGCGCCAGTAA
- a CDS encoding DUF445 family protein, whose protein sequence is MLVQYIAIPLISALIGWLTNVIAIRLLFRPVEPIKLPLLNYELQGLIPRRQAEIAKKNR, encoded by the coding sequence ATGCTGGTGCAGTATATTGCCATTCCGCTGATTAGTGCCTTGATCGGTTGGCTCACAAATGTGATTGCTATTCGTTTGTTGTTTCGGCCAGTTGAGCCCATCAAGCTGCCGCTGCTCAATTACGAATTACAGGGTTTGATTCCTAGAAGGCAGGCGGAGATAGCAAAAAAAAATCGGTGA
- a CDS encoding DUF445 family protein has product MIENDLLSVDDVLNRFNTPETQEKVARIASLIIVSRLVRSIPAFVPSSISNLLAESIRAILNREAPALIERITGQISNYLRSEVHLGKIVEEKILSYQLDELENLVIAVAQREFRHIEWLGGVLGLLIGLMQVGIIYLFR; this is encoded by the coding sequence GTGATCGAAAACGACTTGCTTTCGGTCGATGATGTGCTCAACCGCTTTAACACGCCAGAGACGCAGGAGAAGGTTGCCCGAATCGCTAGCCTTATTATTGTTAGCCGCCTGGTGAGAAGTATACCGGCGTTTGTTCCGTCTTCTATAAGCAATCTGCTTGCTGAATCAATCCGGGCGATTCTGAATCGGGAAGCGCCAGCGCTAATTGAGCGAATAACCGGGCAAATAAGTAATTATTTGAGGTCGGAAGTCCACTTGGGGAAAATCGTGGAAGAGAAGATTTTAAGCTACCAACTTGATGAATTGGAGAACCTGGTCATCGCTGTGGCGCAGCGAGAATTTCGTCACATCGAATGGCTTGGTGGGGTGTTGGGTTTGTTGATTGGTTTAATGCAGGTGGGGATTATCTACCTGTTTCGTTGA
- the thrS gene encoding threonine--tRNA ligase: protein MEQVKIRLKDGSIREYPAGVTISQVAADISRGLAQRALVGKYNGILRDLDWPIKEDGELEIITFESEEGQSVYRHSTSHIMAQAVQRLFPGTRLGIGPAIQNGFYYDFDSEYTFTPDDLARIEQEMEAIIKADYPFIRQELSREDAIQFFAERGENYKVELIRDLPEEAVISTYQQGEFVDLCAGPHVPSTGRIKAVKLMNLAGAYWRGSEKNKMLQRIYGTSFPKKAELDDYLYRLEEAKRRDHRKLGAELQLFTIMDEGPGFPFFLPKGMIIRNELENFWRTEHRKRGYQEIRTPIILNRSLWERSGHWDHYRDNMYFTQIDEEDYAVKPMNCPGGILVYKTQLHSYRDLPIRLGELGLVHRHEKSGVLHGLMRVRCFTQDDAHIFMLPSQITDEIKGVIDLVDDFYKIFGFSYHVELSTKPEKAMGSDEIWERATSALRQALEEKRMPYVVNEGDGAFYGPKIDFHLKDSLGRTWQCGTIQLDFLMPEKFDLTYVGDDGQKHRPVMIHRVIFGSIERFIGILTEHYAGAFPVWLAPVQARILPITERHSNYANQVAKRLEEAGLRVEVDARNEKTGFKIREGQLARIPYLLVVGDKEMESDTVAVRQRGKGDVGVMPFERFVDQILEEIREKK from the coding sequence TTGGAACAAGTCAAAATCCGTTTAAAAGATGGTTCAATCAGAGAGTATCCGGCGGGAGTGACCATTAGTCAGGTGGCTGCTGACATCAGCCGCGGTCTGGCCCAGAGGGCCCTAGTGGGTAAATACAACGGGATTCTGCGCGACCTGGACTGGCCGATTAAGGAAGACGGCGAATTGGAGATCATCACATTTGAGAGCGAAGAGGGACAGAGCGTCTACCGGCACAGTACTTCCCATATCATGGCGCAAGCTGTCCAACGGTTGTTTCCGGGCACCAGACTGGGGATTGGGCCGGCCATACAAAACGGTTTCTATTATGACTTTGACTCGGAGTATACCTTTACTCCTGATGACTTGGCGAGAATTGAACAGGAAATGGAAGCCATCATTAAGGCCGACTATCCTTTTATCCGTCAGGAGTTGAGTCGGGAAGACGCAATCCAGTTTTTTGCCGAGCGTGGTGAGAACTACAAGGTAGAATTAATCCGCGACCTGCCAGAAGAGGCAGTCATCAGCACCTATCAGCAGGGCGAGTTTGTTGACCTGTGCGCCGGTCCGCACGTCCCTTCGACCGGGAGGATCAAGGCGGTAAAACTGATGAACTTGGCTGGTGCATACTGGCGCGGGAGCGAAAAAAACAAGATGCTCCAGCGTATTTACGGGACTTCTTTCCCCAAAAAGGCTGAACTGGATGATTATTTGTACCGCCTGGAAGAGGCGAAACGGCGCGACCACCGTAAGCTGGGCGCTGAACTGCAGTTATTCACCATTATGGACGAAGGTCCGGGATTCCCGTTTTTCTTACCGAAAGGCATGATCATCAGGAATGAACTCGAAAACTTTTGGCGGACAGAACACCGCAAACGGGGTTATCAGGAGATCCGGACCCCGATCATCCTCAACCGGTCCCTGTGGGAGCGGTCCGGCCACTGGGATCACTACCGGGACAACATGTATTTTACGCAGATTGATGAAGAGGACTATGCGGTTAAGCCTATGAATTGCCCGGGTGGCATCCTGGTCTACAAAACCCAACTGCATAGTTACCGGGATTTACCGATTCGCTTAGGTGAACTGGGGCTGGTTCACCGACACGAAAAATCCGGGGTCTTGCATGGGTTGATGCGGGTCCGCTGCTTTACCCAGGATGATGCTCATATCTTTATGCTCCCATCCCAGATTACCGACGAGATCAAGGGTGTCATCGATCTGGTCGACGATTTCTATAAGATTTTCGGCTTTTCCTATCATGTGGAGCTTTCGACCAAACCCGAGAAGGCCATGGGTTCAGACGAGATTTGGGAGCGAGCGACCTCGGCCCTGCGTCAGGCTCTGGAGGAAAAGAGGATGCCATATGTGGTTAACGAAGGCGACGGCGCTTTCTACGGACCGAAGATTGACTTCCACCTCAAGGATTCCCTTGGTCGGACCTGGCAGTGCGGCACGATTCAGTTGGATTTCCTTATGCCCGAGAAGTTCGACCTGACCTATGTCGGTGACGATGGCCAGAAACACCGGCCGGTGATGATTCACCGGGTGATCTTTGGCAGCATCGAACGGTTCATTGGCATCTTGACGGAACACTATGCGGGTGCTTTTCCAGTCTGGCTGGCCCCGGTCCAGGCGAGAATCCTGCCGATCACGGAGCGGCATAGTAATTACGCCAACCAGGTTGCTAAACGATTGGAGGAAGCGGGCCTGCGGGTTGAGGTTGACGCGCGAAATGAGAAGACGGGCTTTAAGATTCGGGAAGGACAGTTAGCCAGGATCCCATACCTTCTGGTCGTCGGGGACAAGGAAATGGAAAGCGATACTGTCGCTGTCCGCCAGCGGGGGAAAGGCGACGTGGGGGTGATGCCCTTCGAGCGGTTTGTGGACCAGATTTTGGAGGAAATTCGTGAGAAAAAATAG